GATTCACTCGGTATTTAGAGAGGCTTGGGATCAAACACAAAAAGACTAAGGTTCGTTCGCCTTGGCAAAATGGGTATGCAGAACGATTTGTCAAAACTTGTAGAAATGAATTTCTAGATTACTTCATCCCAATGAACGAATACCATTTGCAGGTGAAGCTAGAAGAGTTCATCCACTTCTATAACCACAACCGTAGCCATCTTGCACTCAACAAAGAAACACCCAACCCCTCACCAATCCTCCACAAACCGAGAGATGGAAATTGTCACTTGGAATCCATTCCAGTGTTAGGTGGTCTCTACCACATCTACTCTTGGAAAGAAAGCGCGTAAGAAAGATCACTCTCTTTTATACTTTGGTTTATAATCATTGTTTGCAAGCTTTGTCTAGGAATCTCTTCCATAAAAGAGAAGGATTCCTTATGTCCTAGCGATCAACGGAACACTCATTTTTGGAACAAAGTCTTTGTTAATCACTAGAAATCGATGACTTCCGTTTGCTTTTTGTCTTCAAAATCGTTCCTGATTGCATCCAGTGTCTAACTTAACGAACATTTTGTTCGCTATTATAGTTTTGGCGAGGCTCAACTGTATCTGCACAAATAATTTATTATTGCAGATCTCTATCAATCGAGAATTTTCCTTCCTTCCAATTAAAAAAAAGAAATCTTTCTGATGGATTCATTCCAAATAGTTCAGAGACGAAATCTCCAGTAAAAATTCTCATAATAATGGTATTATCTATTGCTCCTAAGATATCGATCTGGTTATACCCTAGTTTGTCTTCTCTAGCTACCTGAATTTTATATTTCTTATTGTTGAATTCTAAATATGTTTCTATAACTAACGAATCATATTTTTGCTTAAAAGAAAAACTGTTTTTCCCACATGGAATAATTATTGACTTGGACAATAAGATATCTTTTTTTTTGTCTTTTGTAATTTCAGGCGGAATAAATTTTTGTATGCTACTGCACTTATTTGCAATGGCGCCAGGTAAACTTAATCCATAATATGAGAGATTATTTTTGGAAGCATATAATAAATAAAAAATATAAATACCAAAGATAACCCCACCAGTAGCAGATGAAAGGAACAACTTCATCACTTATCTCCTTACGAACGAACTATCATTTGAATTTTCAATTAGTGTTTATTAAAAAAACGGATTTGGCGAGGCTCAACGATACTAGCCCCGAAGAGTTTAAAACAATAGTGGCTAAAAATTTTGTCCAAAAAAATATCATAAAGCTAGCTAATTCAATCAACTATAGTTCAGCAAGAGATTTGCAGAAAATTTAGAATATTCACTTATTTTCCGGACCACCGTTAAGACCATTGCATATTTTCGAGTAAACTCTAAAACACTATTAGTTAATGAGAAGTTGAAGAATTGAGTTTTTAAAGTCAATAGATATTTATCCCCAAGAGAACGATTACTTTTTCGTCAATAACTTTCAATTAACGCTATTATTGAGATTTCTCAATAATAGCCCTCGCAATCGAGTTAGTTTTGAGATTAAAAATTAAATTAATTAATACAACGGGCGAGTTTCATACTTTCCTCTATTGTAATGATTGTTAGCTTTTTTCTTGAGAAAGTCTGTTGGGCTCTTACTAAACTGGAATTCTGATTTTTGACCATCATATATATAAGAATCTTTACTTATTCTCAGTTGTTTAATTAACGTTACTGGTGCAGGAGAAATAGCTAATGGCATTAACGCTGATCCACCACCAGCTTCTATAGTTTTGCGTGCAAATGTGCTACAGTTGTTGGAAAATGTATCATAATCCCTGTTGTCTGGATTAGTATACTTCTCTTTTTGATTGGTCACAAAACTCGACATTTTTTTAAATGCACCATCATTTAAAGGAATATATACTGCTTCAATATTATCCCCTTCTTTCATTTTACTTATTGTGCCCAAGACCTTCCCGACAGACTCTGGCTTGGGATCACCTGCCAATGTGAATTCAATTTTGGGTAGTTGCTGTTGGCTTTTAATCAATCCTTGTGTTGGCTTATTGTTTTCATCCCTATAGCGTCCAAACTCATGGTATTCAGTATTTCCCATATCATCCACAAGAATAATTCCCGCATGGCCAACGAGAGTAGTTGTTTTATTGTTATCATCGGAATCACGCTTGTATGCTATCTGTGTATTTGGAAATGCAACATAAAGGGCTGCATCATTATGCACCCAGACCCCGACTTCCCCTACGAAGTAAGTATGATACTCTTCCACCTCAAAGTTATAAACCGTCTCTACCCGCTCATCAATGGTGATATCAGTTACAACCAGTTCCTGTCCTTCCGCACCAAGAGCCACATCCCCAGGATGTAAATCTTTTGCCTGCACCCAATCAGTAGTTTCTATAGAGAACTTCTCTAAAGCATGACCTTGTTTTTTCACACGGAACGGGTGGTTCCAAGTGGTTTCTAGAACGGTTCCGTCTGCAAAGGATACAGTGTAAATAGCTTCCGTTTGGCGGATAAAGGTGTTCACTACCTTGCGGT
This genomic stretch from Leptospira harrisiae harbors:
- a CDS encoding polymorphic toxin-type HINT domain-containing protein, which produces YVSSDLVEQVDGKFRVRTCFVAGTKIHTKEGLKNIEDIRVGDVVLSKSDETGEVSYRKVVNTFIRQTEAIYTVSFADGTVLETTWNHPFRVKKQGHALEKFSIETTDWVQAKDLHPGDVALGAEGQELVVTDITIDERVETVYNFEVEEYHTYFVGEVGVWVHNDAALYVAFPNTQIAYKRDSDDNNKTTTLVGHAGIILVDDMGNTEYHEFGRYRDENNKPTQGLIKSQQQLPKIEFTLAGDPKPESVGKVLGTISKMKEGDNIEAVYIPLNDGAFKKMSSFVTNQKEKYTNPDNRDYDTFSNNCSTFARKTIEAGGGSALMPLAISPAPVTLIKQLRISKDSYIYDGQKSEFQFSKSPTDFLKKKANNHYNRGKYETRPLY